In a genomic window of Thermomicrobiales bacterium:
- a CDS encoding ABC transporter permease — translation MTVLRVLLRKELLEIRRTWRIWVLPAILMFLAITSPILAEITPGLVRSLAGSNPDIIIELPDPVALDSYRQLASQLNQIGLLALIIASAGIVGGELRSGTAILVLTKPVSRRDFIVSKVLANIALLVGATLPAAVVCWVVTLAIFGEAPVGTLAAVIGLWLVAATGMLCLMTLLSTLIPAQAGAAGVGIAAYAVLSMLALWEPARSWTPAGALHGIAAVIEGTPSGIAGAIASTVVLAIIAIAVAIRRFGRSELAGRAQSG, via the coding sequence ATGACCGTCCTGCGCGTGCTGCTGCGCAAGGAGCTGTTGGAGATCCGTCGCACCTGGCGGATCTGGGTGCTGCCAGCCATCCTCATGTTCCTCGCAATCACCAGCCCGATTCTGGCGGAGATCACGCCCGGCCTGGTGCGCTCGCTGGCGGGCAGCAATCCCGACATTATCATCGAGCTGCCGGACCCGGTGGCGCTCGATTCCTACCGCCAGCTCGCCTCGCAACTGAATCAGATCGGGCTGCTGGCACTGATCATCGCCAGCGCCGGGATCGTTGGCGGCGAGTTGCGGTCCGGCACGGCGATTCTGGTGCTGACCAAGCCGGTGTCACGCCGCGACTTCATCGTCAGCAAGGTACTGGCGAACATCGCGCTCCTCGTCGGCGCGACGCTGCCGGCGGCGGTCGTCTGCTGGGTGGTGACGCTGGCGATCTTCGGCGAAGCGCCCGTCGGGACGCTGGCTGCGGTTATCGGGCTCTGGCTGGTGGCGGCCACTGGCATGCTCTGCCTGATGACTCTGCTCTCGACGCTCATTCCGGCGCAGGCCGGAGCGGCAGGAGTCGGCATCGCCGCCTACGCTGTGCTCTCGATGCTGGCGTTATGGGAGCCAGCCCGCAGCTGGACACCAGCCGGCGCGCTGCACGGCATCGCCGCGGTCATTGAGGGGACGCCGAGCGGGATCGCTGGCGCGATCGCATCAACCGTCGTGCTGGCAATCATCGCCATCGCCGTCGCCATCCGACGGTTCGGTCGCTCGGAGCTGGCCGGGCGGGCGCAATCCGGCTGA
- a CDS encoding ABC transporter ATP-binding protein, which produces MSAAIELRGLTKVFGANRALDGISLDVPVGSVYGFLGPNGAGKSTALNIIAGLSRPSAGTACIFGEDVTRAPDAVRAMIGYLPDVPGFYSWMTGEELLRFCGELFGLSGTTLHERVAALLDLAGLVGVRTPVGGYSRGMRQRLGLAQALINAPRLLLLDEPTSALDPLGRKMVLDMIAGLAGRTTIFFSTHILDDVQRVCDRVAILDHGRVVVEAPIDELLERAGPRSLLVELGTPEEAATIAAAVANAAWLSDHTLDGARLTLTTTDVDTTMRAIPREIGARGLQLRRLELIEASLEQVFVDLIERDDR; this is translated from the coding sequence GTGAGCGCAGCCATCGAGCTGCGCGGCCTGACCAAGGTCTTCGGCGCGAACCGGGCGCTGGATGGCATCAGCCTGGATGTGCCGGTCGGCTCGGTCTATGGATTCCTCGGCCCGAACGGGGCAGGCAAGAGCACGGCGCTCAACATCATCGCCGGGCTGTCGCGCCCATCCGCCGGAACGGCGTGCATCTTCGGCGAGGACGTGACCCGCGCGCCGGACGCCGTCCGCGCGATGATCGGCTACCTGCCGGACGTGCCCGGCTTCTATTCCTGGATGACCGGTGAGGAGCTGCTGCGCTTCTGCGGCGAGCTGTTCGGCCTGAGCGGCACGACGCTGCACGAGCGCGTTGCGGCGCTGCTCGATCTTGCCGGGCTGGTGGGAGTGCGCACGCCGGTCGGCGGCTACTCACGCGGCATGCGCCAACGGCTGGGCCTTGCGCAAGCACTCATCAACGCACCGAGGCTGCTGCTGCTCGATGAGCCGACCAGCGCGCTCGATCCGCTCGGGCGCAAGATGGTGCTGGACATGATCGCAGGGCTGGCCGGCCGCACGACGATCTTCTTCTCCACCCACATTCTCGATGATGTACAGCGCGTCTGCGACCGTGTCGCGATCCTCGATCACGGGCGCGTCGTCGTCGAAGCGCCGATAGACGAGCTGCTGGAGCGCGCCGGTCCGCGCAGCCTGCTGGTCGAACTGGGCACTCCTGAGGAGGCGGCGACGATTGCTGCGGCTGTGGCCAACGCTGCCTGGCTGAGCGACCACACGCTCGATGGTGCGCGGCTGACGCTCACGACCACCGACGTCGACACGACGATGCGCGCGATCCCGCGTGAGATCGGCGCGCGCGGCCTGCAGCTGCGCCGGCTGGAGCTGATCGAGGCATCGCTGGAGCAGGTGTTTGTCGACCTGATTGAGCGGGACGACCGATGA